The sequence CCCGGCAAGGAACGCGGCGGGCATGGGACAGCTGACCTCGCCGTCGCTGTCGGCCCGTGCCGTGGCCACGTGGCTGCTGGCGGACTACCGCTTCGACGCCAAGCCCCTGGCCAGCCTGTCGCTCCTGCTGAGCGAGCAGGAACCGGTTCCCTTCCTCAACCCGCGGACGGGAAACCCGCATGCCGTCCCGGAGGCCACCGCCGACAATATCGAAGCGGCGGCCAAGGCATGGAAGAAGCGGGGCAACAGCTCCCCGGAGAACCGGCTCGTCTTCTACTTTTGCGGGCACGGCATCTCCGAAGGCAATGACATGGCCCTGCTCGCCTCGGACTTCTCGCCCGACGACGAGGACAACCCGCTGGACCGGGCGCTGGACTTCGAGCAACTGCGCCGCGGCCTGAAGACCTGCCAGGCCAGCGAGCAACTGTTCTTCGTCGACGCCTGCCGGGCCGCGTCGAACTTTTTGATCAGCCAGACGGACGCGAGGTTCGCCGGACGTGTCCCGCTGCTGGGCGTCCGCCGCCCGCCGGAGTTGCCGCGCGTCCTCTCGGTCCCCTACTACGCCTCACTCGCCGGCGAGCGGGCTTACGGCCGCCCCGGGCAGGTCAGCCTTTTCACCCAGGCCCTGCTGCGCGCACTGCGCGGAGCGGGCAGCGACAACCCCGAGGGCGACTGGCGCGTCAGCACAACGACGCTGTCGACGGCGATCGACGACTTCATGAGGCGCCCCGTGCTGGCCGGTCGGGCGGCCACCGTGCAGACGCCGACGGTTCATGAGCTGGCGGTCTTCGATGTCCACCAGCTTGCCGGTGACCCCCTGGTTCCGGTCTACGTCAGCTGCCAGCCGGCCGAGGAGAACTCCCTGGCCGAGTTTGCCTGCCGCCAGGGAAACGAAGAGCGCGGCCGCCGTTTGCGGACGGAGGTCGACGCCGAGGATCCCTCCGTGGAGTGGTACCTGGAGCTCGCGCTGGGCGAGTACTTATTCGAGGCGCAGCTGGAGAATGGGCCGCCGCGATCGCTCACGAGGGCCGTGCGGCCGCCCTATAGTCCGGTCCGGCTGAAGGCCGCGCCATGAGCGGGCTGCTGCGGGTGCGCGTTAACGCGTCCGCTGGCGGGCCCGGACTGGACGACGGTATCAAGGTAGTGGGCAATATCTACGCCACGTCGCCGGGCGGCCGGGGCCGGCGTTCGGTCCTGTTCCCGCTCGGGGCTTCGGTAGCGCCCGCGGAATTCGCCGTGGAGGCCGGCAGCTACCTGGTTGAAACCACGTTGCCCTCGGGCGAACTGCTGACGGAGCAGGTTGGAGTCGACGATGGCGGATCGGCCTCGGTCGAGCTGGGAGCAGTCGAGCTCGGGGCAGCGGCGCCGCACGATGCAGCTCGGGCCTTCCAGCATGTCCTTGGCAACATCCTCCCCACCCCGGCTGTCCCGCCGGCGCAAAACCCGACGGAGGCACCGGGCGGCCCTGCCCGCCACCACGGCTTCCCGCAGCCGGCGCCGCGCGCCGAGCCTGCCCGGCTGGTGCGGCTCCGGACCACGGAGCCGGGCACGTTGTCCTACCGCCGCTTGAATGAGGCGGCGGGCCTGGCCCCCGCCGGTGCCGCCGCCGCGCTCGAAGCGGCAATGGAGCCTTCCGGTCCTCCGGAAGCCCCCGTGCCCGGCGGCGAGGGCTTCGCCGCGATCTACCGTTTCGGGCGCGAACCGACGGCCGGCGGTGCGACCGTTCCGGCGCGCGAGTTCCTCCTCGTGGCCGCGGCCGGACATCGCACGCTCGCCACTCTGCCGCTTCCTTGGCGGGACGTGCGTGGCCGGGACGCCGAGGCCGAAGTCGTCGTCCACGGCGATCCCGTGCCGGCCACCAGCCGGATCTCCGTGACGGTCCGGGACCCGGATCTCGCGACGGGACTGGCCTACCTGGCCGCCGGCAATCTGGCCAAGGCGGCTGCCGTCTTCGCGCCCGTGGACGGACTGCCAGCCGGCGCAGCCGGGCCCGACGACGTCGGAAATCCGCTGGCTGCCGCCGCCGCCTGCTACCTCTTCCTGGGCACCGGATCTCCGGGCCGGTCCGCAGACTGGTACGCGCGGCTGCCTGCCATCTCCCGGCAGGCGCCGCTGCTCGGCGACCCGGCCATCCTCGAAGCCGCACTGCGGCTGCGCGAGGCGACCACCGCCCGGGAGCTCGCCGCGGCGAAGGAACTCGCCAAGGCCGCGTTCCACCGGGGGCTGCCGGTGTTCACTCCGGGCCTCGCCTGGCTAATCGAGCTGCTGGCCGAATTCCCCGAAGACCCGGAGTGCGAGCTCATGCTGGCAGAGATACGCCGGCTCTCCTGGCGGGCCGAAATGCGGGAGCCCTTCGTGGTCCTCGAGCTGGGCGGTGGCCGCCGTGATTGAGCTGACCATGCTGCCGGCACAGGACGGAGACAGCCTGCTGCTGGCCTACGGCGAGGGCAGCAGCCCCGTCCGGAAGCATCGCATTCTGATCGACGGCGGCCGCGCATCCTCCTATCCCCTGTTCGCGGCCCTCGTGGCCCCTGAGCCGATCGACGTCCTGGTCGTCACGCATGTCGACCAGGACCATGTACTCGGCGTGCTCGCGCTGGTCAACGACCCGGCCCGCCCCGCGCTGGGCGACGTCTGGTTCAACGGCTACGACCACCTCGTCGGGGACGGACTGGAGCATTTCGGTCCCCGGGA is a genomic window of Arthrobacter sp. Marseille-P9274 containing:
- a CDS encoding caspase family protein, with the translated sequence MADSPDLILAGTAGAGTHALVVGVGRYPHLLGGPDPARNAAGMGQLTSPSLSARAVATWLLADYRFDAKPLASLSLLLSEQEPVPFLNPRTGNPHAVPEATADNIEAAAKAWKKRGNSSPENRLVFYFCGHGISEGNDMALLASDFSPDDEDNPLDRALDFEQLRRGLKTCQASEQLFFVDACRAASNFLISQTDARFAGRVPLLGVRRPPELPRVLSVPYYASLAGERAYGRPGQVSLFTQALLRALRGAGSDNPEGDWRVSTTTLSTAIDDFMRRPVLAGRAATVQTPTVHELAVFDVHQLAGDPLVPVYVSCQPAEENSLAEFACRQGNEERGRRLRTEVDAEDPSVEWYLELALGEYLFEAQLENGPPRSLTRAVRPPYSPVRLKAAP